One genomic window of Numida meleagris isolate 19003 breed g44 Domestic line chromosome 1, NumMel1.0, whole genome shotgun sequence includes the following:
- the COG3 gene encoding conserved oligomeric Golgi complex subunit 3 isoform X1 — translation MEEPPPALEPAGKESRDRLSLWDRRPHPAAPLSDRQTDSVLELKAAAENLPVPPELPIEDLCSLTSQSLTVALTAAVPESTEDVLLKGFAMLGMENERIETAQQFFSWFAQLQTQMDQDEGAKYRQMRDYLSGFQEQCDAVLNDVNSALEHLESLQKQYLFVSTKTGTLHEACEQLLKEQSELVDLAENIQQKLSYFNELENINTKLNSPTLSVNSEGFIPMLAKLDDCIGYISSHPNFKDYPVYLTKFKQCLLKAMHLIKTYTVNTLQNLTSQLMKRDPSAVPNSDNAFTLFYVKFRAAAPKVRTLIEQVEQRSEKMPEYQQVLNEIHQCYLDQRELLLGPSISSTVTELTSQNNRDHCALVRSGCAFMVHVCQDEHQLYNEFFTKPTPKLDELLEKLCLSLYDVLRPMIIHVIHLETLSELCGILKNEMLEDHVQNNAEQLGAFAAGVKQMLEDVQERLVYRTHIYIQTDIIGYKPAPGDLAYPDKLEMMEQIAQSLKEEQKKLPSEASFSDVRLEDPESCNLVKSGSAESLNPRQQSTISPADLHGMWYPTVRRTLVCLSKLYRCIDRAVFQGLSQEALSACVHSLLGAADSISKNKTQVDGQLFLIKHLLILREQIAPFHTDFTIKEISLDLKKTRDAAFKILNPKTVSRFFRLNSNNALIQFLLEGTPEIREHYIDSKKDVDRHLKAACEQFIQQQTKQFIEQLEEFMTKVAALKAMATQGGPKYSLSQQPWAQPAKINDMVSSTYKTIKTKLQSTLRSMSLYLSNKDTEFILFKPVRNNIQQMFQKLHALLKEEFSNEDLQIIACPSMEQVNLLLSISK, via the exons ATGGAGGAGCCGCCCCCGGCCCTCGAGCCGGCTGGGAAGGAGTCGCGGGACCGCCTGAGCCTCTGGGACCGCCGCCCGCACCCCGCTGCACCGCTGAGCGACCGCCAGACCGACTCGGTGCTGGAGCTGAAGGCGGCGGCCGAGAACCTGCCGGTGCCGCCCGAG CTTCCCATTGAAGATTTATGCAGCCTAACATCCCAGTCATTGACTGTTGCACTGACAGCTGCAGTGCCAGAATCCACAGAAGATGTTCTCCTGAAAGGATTTGCCATGCTGGGGATGGAGAACGAAAGAATTGAAACAGCACAGCAG TTCTTCTCCTGGTTTGCTCAGCTGCAGACACAGATGGATCAAGATGAAGGTGCCAAATATAG GCAGATGAGGGATTACTTGTCTGGATTTCAGGAGCAGTGTGATGCTGTGTTGAACGATGTGAATAGCGCCCTTGAGCATCTGGAATCACTGCAAAAACAGTATCTTTTTGTGTCCACGAAGACAGGAACACTGCATGAGGCCTGTGAACAACTTTTGAAAGAGCAG TCAGAACTTGTTGACTTGGCTGAAAACATCCAGCAGaagctttcttattttaatgaGCTGGAGAACATCAACACA aaactgAATTCCCCTACGTTATCTGTGAACAGTGAAGGATTCATTCCCATGCTGGCTAAGCTTGATGATTGTATTGGATATATATCATCACAC cCAAATTTTAAAGACTATCCTGTATATTTGACTAAGTTTAAACAATGCCTTCTGAAAGCTATGCACCTTATCAAGACATACACTGTGAACACTCTGCAAAACCTCACAAGCCAGTTAATGAAAAGG gatCCTTCAGCTGTGCCAAATTCTGACAATGCCTTCACATTGTTTTATGTAAAAttcagagcagctgctcccaaAGTCAGA aCTCTTATTGAGCAAGTAGAGCAAAGATCTGAAAAGATGCCTGA GTATCAACAAGTTCTCAATGAAATCCATCAGTGTTACCTTGACCAGAGGGAGCTTCTGCTTGGTCCAAGTATCTCCAGTACTGTTACAGAGTTAACCAGTCAGAACAACAGAGATCATTGTGCTCTG GTGCGAAGTGGTTGTGCCTTCATGGTCCACGTATGCCAGGATGAACATCAGCTTTACAATGAGTTCTTCACGAAACCAACACCAAAACTGGA tgaaCTCTTGGAGAAGCTGTGTCTTTCATTATATGATGTCCTGCGGCCGATGATCATCCATGTTATTCACTTAGAGACTCTGTCTGAACTCTGTGGGATTCTCAAAAATGAGATGCTTGAAGATCATGTACAGAACAATG CTGAACAACTTGGTGCATTTGCTGCCGGTGTCAAGCAGATGTTAGAAGATGTACAAGAGCGTCTCGTCTACAGGACACATATTTACATTCAGACTGATATCATAGGCTACAAACCTGCTCCAGGAGATCTTGCATATCCTGACAAGTTGGAAATGATGGAG CAAATTGCACAGAGCTTAAAAGAGGAGCAGAAGAAGCTGCCGTCTgaagcttcattttctgatgtCCGGCTAGAAGATCCTGAGTCCTGCAATTTAGTTAAATCTG GTTCGGCGGAATCCCTTAATCCCAGGCAGCAGTCCACGATCTCACCAGCAGATCTGCACGGGATGTGGTACCCTACTGTCAGAAGGACCCTAGTGTGTCTCTCCAAACTGTACAGATGTATAGAC AGGGCAGTGTTTCAAGGATTATCACAAGAAGCCTTATCTGCCTGCGTCCACTCGCTACTTGGAGCTGCTGATTCTATCAGCAAAAACAAG ACCCAGGTTGATGGACAGCTTTTCTTAATAAAACACCTTTTGATTCTTCGTGAACAAATTGCTCCTTTCCACACTGATTTCACCATTAAGGAAATTTCCCTGGACCTTAAGAAAACTAGAG ATGCAGCATTTAAAATCCTGAACCCTAAGACAGTTTCAAGATTTTTTAGACTAAACAGCAACAACGCCTTGATCCAGTTCTTACTGGAG GGTACTCCAGAAATCAGAGAACACTATATTGACTCTAAGAAGGATGTTGATCGTCATCTGAAAGCAGCTTGTGAGCAGTTTATTCAGCAGCAAACCAAACAGTTTAtagagcagctggaggagttCATGACAAAG GTGGCTGCTTTAAAAGCGATGGCTACTCAAGGAGGTCCCAAATACAGCCTTTCTCAGCAGCCTTGGGCACAACCAG CAAAGATCAATGATATGGTCTCTTCCACTTACAAGACGataaaaacaaagctgcaaTCAACATTACGAAGCATGTCGCTGTACTTGTCCAATAAAGATACAGAGTTCATTTTGTTTAAGCCAGTTAGG aatAACATCCAGCAAATGTTCCAGAAACTCCATGCTTTGTTAAAGGAAGAATTTAGTAATGAGGATCTCCAGATTATAGCTTGTCCTTCAATGGAACAG
- the COG3 gene encoding conserved oligomeric Golgi complex subunit 3 isoform X2 has translation MRDYLSGFQEQCDAVLNDVNSALEHLESLQKQYLFVSTKTGTLHEACEQLLKEQSELVDLAENIQQKLSYFNELENINTKLNSPTLSVNSEGFIPMLAKLDDCIGYISSHPNFKDYPVYLTKFKQCLLKAMHLIKTYTVNTLQNLTSQLMKRDPSAVPNSDNAFTLFYVKFRAAAPKVRTLIEQVEQRSEKMPEYQQVLNEIHQCYLDQRELLLGPSISSTVTELTSQNNRDHCALVRSGCAFMVHVCQDEHQLYNEFFTKPTPKLDELLEKLCLSLYDVLRPMIIHVIHLETLSELCGILKNEMLEDHVQNNAEQLGAFAAGVKQMLEDVQERLVYRTHIYIQTDIIGYKPAPGDLAYPDKLEMMEQIAQSLKEEQKKLPSEASFSDVRLEDPESCNLVKSGSAESLNPRQQSTISPADLHGMWYPTVRRTLVCLSKLYRCIDRAVFQGLSQEALSACVHSLLGAADSISKNKTQVDGQLFLIKHLLILREQIAPFHTDFTIKEISLDLKKTRDAAFKILNPKTVSRFFRLNSNNALIQFLLEGTPEIREHYIDSKKDVDRHLKAACEQFIQQQTKQFIEQLEEFMTKVAALKAMATQGGPKYSLSQQPWAQPAKINDMVSSTYKTIKTKLQSTLRSMSLYLSNKDTEFILFKPVRNNIQQMFQKLHALLKEEFSNEDLQIIACPSMEQVNLLLSISK, from the exons ATGAGGGATTACTTGTCTGGATTTCAGGAGCAGTGTGATGCTGTGTTGAACGATGTGAATAGCGCCCTTGAGCATCTGGAATCACTGCAAAAACAGTATCTTTTTGTGTCCACGAAGACAGGAACACTGCATGAGGCCTGTGAACAACTTTTGAAAGAGCAG TCAGAACTTGTTGACTTGGCTGAAAACATCCAGCAGaagctttcttattttaatgaGCTGGAGAACATCAACACA aaactgAATTCCCCTACGTTATCTGTGAACAGTGAAGGATTCATTCCCATGCTGGCTAAGCTTGATGATTGTATTGGATATATATCATCACAC cCAAATTTTAAAGACTATCCTGTATATTTGACTAAGTTTAAACAATGCCTTCTGAAAGCTATGCACCTTATCAAGACATACACTGTGAACACTCTGCAAAACCTCACAAGCCAGTTAATGAAAAGG gatCCTTCAGCTGTGCCAAATTCTGACAATGCCTTCACATTGTTTTATGTAAAAttcagagcagctgctcccaaAGTCAGA aCTCTTATTGAGCAAGTAGAGCAAAGATCTGAAAAGATGCCTGA GTATCAACAAGTTCTCAATGAAATCCATCAGTGTTACCTTGACCAGAGGGAGCTTCTGCTTGGTCCAAGTATCTCCAGTACTGTTACAGAGTTAACCAGTCAGAACAACAGAGATCATTGTGCTCTG GTGCGAAGTGGTTGTGCCTTCATGGTCCACGTATGCCAGGATGAACATCAGCTTTACAATGAGTTCTTCACGAAACCAACACCAAAACTGGA tgaaCTCTTGGAGAAGCTGTGTCTTTCATTATATGATGTCCTGCGGCCGATGATCATCCATGTTATTCACTTAGAGACTCTGTCTGAACTCTGTGGGATTCTCAAAAATGAGATGCTTGAAGATCATGTACAGAACAATG CTGAACAACTTGGTGCATTTGCTGCCGGTGTCAAGCAGATGTTAGAAGATGTACAAGAGCGTCTCGTCTACAGGACACATATTTACATTCAGACTGATATCATAGGCTACAAACCTGCTCCAGGAGATCTTGCATATCCTGACAAGTTGGAAATGATGGAG CAAATTGCACAGAGCTTAAAAGAGGAGCAGAAGAAGCTGCCGTCTgaagcttcattttctgatgtCCGGCTAGAAGATCCTGAGTCCTGCAATTTAGTTAAATCTG GTTCGGCGGAATCCCTTAATCCCAGGCAGCAGTCCACGATCTCACCAGCAGATCTGCACGGGATGTGGTACCCTACTGTCAGAAGGACCCTAGTGTGTCTCTCCAAACTGTACAGATGTATAGAC AGGGCAGTGTTTCAAGGATTATCACAAGAAGCCTTATCTGCCTGCGTCCACTCGCTACTTGGAGCTGCTGATTCTATCAGCAAAAACAAG ACCCAGGTTGATGGACAGCTTTTCTTAATAAAACACCTTTTGATTCTTCGTGAACAAATTGCTCCTTTCCACACTGATTTCACCATTAAGGAAATTTCCCTGGACCTTAAGAAAACTAGAG ATGCAGCATTTAAAATCCTGAACCCTAAGACAGTTTCAAGATTTTTTAGACTAAACAGCAACAACGCCTTGATCCAGTTCTTACTGGAG GGTACTCCAGAAATCAGAGAACACTATATTGACTCTAAGAAGGATGTTGATCGTCATCTGAAAGCAGCTTGTGAGCAGTTTATTCAGCAGCAAACCAAACAGTTTAtagagcagctggaggagttCATGACAAAG GTGGCTGCTTTAAAAGCGATGGCTACTCAAGGAGGTCCCAAATACAGCCTTTCTCAGCAGCCTTGGGCACAACCAG CAAAGATCAATGATATGGTCTCTTCCACTTACAAGACGataaaaacaaagctgcaaTCAACATTACGAAGCATGTCGCTGTACTTGTCCAATAAAGATACAGAGTTCATTTTGTTTAAGCCAGTTAGG aatAACATCCAGCAAATGTTCCAGAAACTCCATGCTTTGTTAAAGGAAGAATTTAGTAATGAGGATCTCCAGATTATAGCTTGTCCTTCAATGGAACAG